One genomic segment of Falco peregrinus isolate bFalPer1 chromosome 7, bFalPer1.pri, whole genome shotgun sequence includes these proteins:
- the OST4 gene encoding dolichyl-diphosphooligosaccharide--protein glycosyltransferase subunit 4, whose product MITDVQLAIFANMLGVSLFLLVVLYHYVAVNNPKKQE is encoded by the coding sequence ATGATCACGGACGTGCAGCTCGCCATCTTTGCCAACATGCTGGGTGTCTCGCTCTTCCTCCTCGTCGTCCTCTACCACTACGTCGCCGTCAACAACCCCAAGAAGCAGGAGTGA